One region of Fragaria vesca subsp. vesca linkage group LG4, FraVesHawaii_1.0, whole genome shotgun sequence genomic DNA includes:
- the LOC101312437 gene encoding cysteine proteinase inhibitor 1-like, which produces MRPNSLLLLSLFLFAPLLAFGDHSRMFPRRVIDDAEEEELLSGMGPQRVNINDAHLKEIAEFAVSEFNKESLKSLVFQRVVSGLSQLVAGDLYTLVIAVRDESLPASPIMNYQCRVNERVWLDDPLELISFHQVFYDTVIYSSD; this is translated from the coding sequence ATGCGTCCAAACAGCCTCCTCCTCCTCTCCCTCTTTCTCTTCGCTCCCCTCCTCGCCTTTGGCGACCATTCTAGAATGTTTCCCAGGCGCGTCATTGACGACGCCGAAGAAGAAGAGTTACTTTCCGGAATGGGTCCCCAGCGCGTGAACATCAACGACGCGCACCTGAAAGAGATCGCGGAGTTCGCCGTGTCGGAGTTCAATAAGGAATCCCTGAAATCGTTGGTGTTCCAGAGAGTGGTCAGTGGGCTTTCTCAGCTGGTAGCAGGAGACTTGTACACGCTTGTTATTGCGGTTAGGGATGAGTCTTTGCCTGCTAGCCCTATTATGAATTATCAGTGTCGCGTCAATGAGAGAGTTTGGTTGGACGACCCCCTCGAGCTCATATCCTTCCATCAAGTTTTTTATGACACAGTCATTTATAGTTCGGATTGA
- the LOC101312723 gene encoding cysteine proteinase inhibitor 4-like: MRPNCLLLLLSLFLFAPLKELLAGMGPQRVNINDAHLKEIAEFAVSEFNKESLKSLVFQRVVSGLSQLVEGDLYTLVIAVRDESLPASPIMNYQCRVNERVWLDDPLKLISFHQVFYDTVISMWD, from the coding sequence ATGCGTCCAAACTGCCTCCTCCTCCTCCTCTCCCTCTTTCTTTTCGCTCCCCTCAAAGAGTTACTTGCCGGAATGGGTCCCCAGCGCGTGAACATCAACGACGCACACCTGAAAGAGATCGCGGAGTTCGCCGTGTCGGAGTTCAATAAGGAATCCCTGAAATCGTTGGTGTTCCAGAGAGTGGTCAGTGGGCTTTCTCAGCTGGTAGAAGGAGACTTGTACACGCTTGTCATTGCGGTTAGGGATGAGTCTTTGCCTGCTAGCCCTATTATGAATTATCAGTGTCGCGTCAATGAGAGAGTTTGGTTGGACGACCCCCTCAAGCTCATATCCTTCCATCAAGTTTTCTATGACACAGTCATTTCAATGTGGGATTGA